In Candidatus Promineifilum breve, one genomic interval encodes:
- a CDS encoding ABC transporter permease: protein MMRRRFLAWLEARPIWLTIAISFGLLLVVWQLLVVWGDLPPFILPGPVAVVAALIDLIADGRLLRHALVTLSEVIPGLALGAGVALPLAYLLTKSPLAERLISPYLIASQAIPIIAVAPLLTIWIQSWYWSRVLVAALVVFFPILINSIAGLRSVPREFYDLMRSLRAGKGQVFRKLELPAALPTVLAGLKVGATLAVIGALVGEFVQPKSQGLGFLLVTARYQFKTDEVFAVLLTLGVMALGLYGLVALAERRLLRWRRFGHSGAK, encoded by the coding sequence ATGATGCGCCGCCGTTTTCTAGCCTGGCTCGAAGCGCGGCCCATCTGGCTGACCATCGCTATCTCATTTGGGTTGCTACTGGTCGTCTGGCAGTTGCTGGTGGTCTGGGGCGATCTGCCGCCGTTCATCCTGCCCGGCCCGGTCGCCGTGGTGGCCGCGCTGATCGATCTGATCGCCGACGGCCGCCTGTTGCGCCATGCGCTGGTCACGCTGAGCGAGGTCATCCCCGGGTTGGCGCTGGGCGCGGGCGTGGCCTTGCCGCTGGCCTATCTGCTGACCAAATCGCCGCTGGCCGAGCGGCTCATCTCGCCCTATCTCATCGCCTCGCAGGCCATCCCCATCATCGCCGTCGCCCCACTGCTGACCATCTGGATTCAATCGTGGTACTGGTCGCGGGTATTGGTGGCGGCGCTGGTCGTCTTTTTCCCCATCCTGATCAACTCCATCGCCGGGCTGCGCTCCGTGCCCCGCGAGTTCTACGACCTGATGCGCTCGCTGCGGGCCGGTAAAGGTCAGGTCTTCCGCAAGCTGGAGTTGCCGGCGGCGCTGCCCACGGTGCTGGCCGGGCTGAAGGTGGGGGCCACGCTGGCCGTCATCGGCGCGCTGGTGGGCGAATTCGTCCAGCCCAAGAGCCAGGGGCTGGGCTTTTTGCTGGTCACGGCCCGCTACCAGTTCAAGACCGATGAGGTCTTTGCCGTGCTGCTGACGCTGGGGGTCATGGCATTGGGGTTGTACGGGTTGGTGGCGCTGGCCGAGCGGCGGCTGTTGCGCTGGCGGCGGTTTGGGCATAGTGGGGCGAAGTGA
- a CDS encoding class I SAM-dependent methyltransferase → MIDETAVEAVVTAIKQSKKYRDTSEETIRLLAVEAVVEHKKAKPAEKAVRRRLHSIMAPYLGDPDYNAAAQLLTDVFVGGDPATIRAACRDLMYAHLSTRERLPLLDTFYRDIFAVTGPPRRLLDLACGLNPLAFPWMDLPATGTDFIAYDIHEPRIDFLNHYFILQGLPPLAFLKDLAAEPPVESGDVALFLKEMPRFERNYPGHGRALLEALDVRWLVVSFPTISTHGGRNLTNRYREFFHEIVDGTGWPVTELLFDTELVFCAEKTTDHRPPTAEGK, encoded by the coding sequence ATGATCGATGAAACCGCCGTCGAAGCCGTCGTCACCGCCATCAAACAGTCGAAGAAATACCGCGACACCAGCGAGGAGACCATCCGCCTGCTGGCCGTCGAGGCCGTTGTGGAGCACAAGAAGGCCAAGCCGGCCGAGAAAGCCGTTCGCAGGCGGCTGCACAGCATCATGGCCCCCTACCTGGGCGATCCCGACTATAATGCCGCCGCCCAACTGCTGACCGACGTCTTTGTCGGCGGCGATCCGGCGACCATCCGCGCCGCCTGCCGCGACCTGATGTACGCCCATCTCTCCACCCGCGAGCGGCTGCCGCTGTTGGACACATTCTACCGCGACATTTTCGCCGTCACCGGCCCGCCGCGCCGCCTGCTCGATCTGGCCTGCGGTCTCAACCCGCTGGCCTTCCCGTGGATGGATCTGCCCGCAACCGGCACCGACTTCATCGCCTACGACATCCACGAGCCGCGCATCGATTTTCTCAATCACTACTTCATCCTGCAGGGGTTGCCGCCGCTGGCCTTCCTGAAGGATCTGGCCGCCGAGCCGCCGGTTGAGAGCGGCGACGTGGCCCTGTTCCTGAAGGAAATGCCCCGCTTCGAGCGCAACTACCCCGGCCACGGCCGCGCCCTGCTGGAAGCGCTCGACGTGCGCTGGCTGGTCGTTTCTTTCCCGACCATCAGCACCCACGGCGGCCGGAATCTGACCAACCGCTACCGCGAGTTCTTCCACGAGATCGTCGATGGCACGGGCTGGCCGGTGACGGAACTGCTGTTTGACACCGAGCTTGTCTTTTGCGCTGAAAAGACCACCGACCACCGACCACCGACCGCTGAAGGAAAATAA
- a CDS encoding RsmE family RNA methyltransferase has translation MHRFFILPSQIGHQTVRFDADQAHQMRRVLRLRPGDRVLALDGRGRQYEVVLEEVSNARATGRVATQSEAGGEPGARLTLFQSLLPRDKFEWVLQKGTEVGVSTFAPVITRRSLVRGDDVTAEKMTRWERIIREAAEQCGRGLLPRLLPPAPFSAAIVAAAALDRAVIAWEGESRRALGEALSQSGERPEVGLFIGPEGGFEMEEIEEAAAQGIVAVTLGRRILRTETAAVVGAALLLYELGEL, from the coding sequence ATGCACCGCTTCTTTATCCTACCCAGCCAAATCGGCCACCAGACCGTACGTTTCGACGCCGACCAGGCCCACCAGATGCGGCGCGTGTTGCGGCTGCGGCCGGGCGACCGCGTGCTGGCCCTCGACGGCCGCGGCCGGCAGTATGAGGTCGTCCTGGAGGAAGTCAGCAATGCCCGCGCCACCGGCCGGGTGGCGACCCAGAGCGAAGCCGGGGGCGAGCCAGGCGCGCGCCTGACGCTGTTCCAGAGCCTGCTGCCGCGCGACAAGTTCGAGTGGGTGCTGCAAAAAGGGACCGAGGTCGGCGTCAGCACTTTCGCGCCGGTCATCACTCGCCGCTCGCTGGTGCGCGGCGACGACGTGACGGCGGAGAAGATGACCCGCTGGGAGCGCATCATCCGCGAGGCGGCCGAGCAATGCGGCCGGGGTCTATTGCCCCGCCTGCTGCCCCCTGCCCCCTTTAGCGCGGCCATTGTCGCCGCCGCCGCCCTCGACCGGGCCGTCATCGCCTGGGAAGGGGAATCGCGGCGCGCGCTGGGCGAGGCCCTGTCCCAATCCGGCGAGCGGCCGGAAGTGGGGTTGTTCATCGGGCCGGAGGGCGGCTTTGAGATGGAGGAGATCGAGGAAGCGGCGGCGCAGGGCATCGTCGCGGTCACGTTGGGGCGGCGTATCCTGCGCACCGAGACGGCGGCCGTCGTCGGTGCGGCGCTACTGCTCTACGAATTGGGTGAGTTATGA
- a CDS encoding NUDIX domain-containing protein: protein MDDRDVRRIADDLRGVAAFGLNFARAGSHEAERWQMVLAAAARLAALGGDSPPAAELLAHYRANHFDIGPLASGEAVVVRDGRLLLIRRADDGLWALPGGITDPGETPAQTARRELWEEAGIDGRVTQLLGIFDSRLWHSDKKIHFYHVVFRLEADDPEPRLSSEATAAAYFAADELPPLSPGHHLRAPFVLRQLRGDATIPYFDPP from the coding sequence ATGGACGATAGGGACGTGCGACGCATCGCCGACGATCTGCGGGGCGTGGCCGCCTTTGGCCTCAACTTCGCCCGCGCCGGCTCCCACGAGGCCGAGCGCTGGCAGATGGTGCTGGCCGCCGCCGCGCGGCTGGCGGCCCTCGGCGGCGATAGTCCCCCGGCCGCAGAGCTGTTGGCCCATTACCGGGCCAACCATTTCGACATCGGCCCGCTGGCCAGTGGCGAGGCGGTGGTCGTGCGCGATGGCCGCCTGCTGCTCATTCGCCGCGCCGACGACGGGCTATGGGCGCTGCCCGGCGGCATCACCGACCCCGGCGAAACCCCGGCCCAGACGGCGCGCCGCGAGCTATGGGAGGAGGCGGGCATCGACGGCCGGGTGACGCAACTATTGGGCATCTTCGACTCGCGTCTGTGGCACAGCGACAAGAAGATCCACTTCTACCACGTCGTCTTCCGGCTGGAGGCCGACGACCCGGAGCCGCGCCTCTCGTCCGAGGCCACGGCCGCGGCCTACTTCGCCGCCGACGAATTGCCGCCGCTCTCGCCCGGCCACCATCTGCGCGCGCCGTTTGTCCTGCGTCAATTGCGTGGCGACGCGACTATCCCTTACTTTGATCCCCCTTGA
- a CDS encoding DUF4058 family protein, with protein sequence MPTLFPGMDPYLERPGLWEEIHTALLVGIQQFLTPLVQPRYRVAIERRVYMAVMATDTGQLVGKPDVMLISGRQLRESNVAYRLEPVGAGPIIVQLPAPEEVVERYLEIRDVTSGEVITVLELLSPGNKLSAQGRRQYEEKRAAVLGSRTNLVEIDLLRIGRPFAIDAQQADRARLEQAAYRIVISRATQRPLAEAYLFTIRDPLPAIPIPLRAGEPEPQLPLNDLLHGVYDRGRYDLAVDYSQPPPPPAFAVEDAAWIRGLLLPSNE encoded by the coding sequence ATGCCAACACTATTTCCGGGAATGGATCCTTATCTGGAGCGGCCCGGCCTCTGGGAAGAGATCCACACGGCGCTCCTGGTCGGCATACAACAATTCCTCACGCCGCTGGTGCAGCCGCGCTACCGGGTCGCCATCGAGCGCCGGGTCTACATGGCCGTCATGGCGACCGATACCGGTCAATTGGTCGGCAAGCCGGATGTGATGCTCATCTCCGGTCGCCAGTTGCGAGAGTCCAATGTCGCCTATCGCCTTGAGCCGGTTGGCGCGGGGCCGATCATTGTTCAACTGCCCGCGCCTGAGGAAGTTGTCGAGCGCTACCTGGAGATTCGCGACGTGACTTCAGGCGAAGTGATCACCGTCCTGGAGCTATTGTCGCCGGGAAACAAGCTTTCGGCGCAAGGCCGGCGGCAGTATGAGGAAAAGCGGGCCGCCGTGCTGGGCAGCCGCACCAATCTGGTGGAGATCGACTTGCTGCGAATTGGCCGACCGTTTGCCATTGACGCCCAACAGGCTGACCGCGCCCGGTTGGAGCAAGCCGCCTATCGCATCGTGATCAGCCGGGCCACGCAGCGCCCGCTGGCCGAAGCCTACCTGTTCACCATTCGTGACCCATTACCGGCTATTCCCATTCCACTGCGGGCCGGAGAGCCGGAGCCACAACTGCCGTTAAACGATCTGTTGCATGGCGTCTATGACCGGGGCCGCTACGACCTGGCCGTTGACTATTCCCAGCCTCCCCCGCCGCCGGCATTTGCGGTCGAGGATGCGGCGTGGATCAGAGGGCTGCTATTGCCGAGTAATGAATAG